The Ornithinibacillus sp. 4-3 region ATTAGTAAGTTTTCTCAAAACTTTTTCGTCTGAAATGAGGGTGTTTTGCTAAAGAAATCCACTTTATGCTCCAGTGCACTTGTCCTCAAGCGTTTTAAAAATTCTTTTTTCTTTATGCACTTAAAAGTTAAGATAGCTTTTCAAATCCCTACCAAGGAATTTTGGTTGTTTCACGTTCTTTTTTCGACTTTCAAATCATAACATAAATCACTAGAAATTTTCCAAATGAGCAAAATAATTTTGTAAAAAGTCATAAAATAATTTTTCTGTTGGAAGTAGCTGACGATTTGTTGGCACAACCATTCCTACAGTCCTTGTAAACTTTGGTTCTTTTATTGGAATCATAACTGTCTCCCGTGGCAGTGTGTCAACGAGTGTGATCTCTGGAATAATCGATACACCTAAGCCGGCTGAAACCAAGCCTTTAATAGTATCAATATCTTCTCCTTCAAAGGAGACTTTTGGTTCAAAGCCAATTTGCATACATGCTTTCACAACAAGCTCTCTCAAAATAAATCCTTCAGGAAACAACACAAAGGAATCTTCTTTTAATTCATATAAAGCAATAGATGATTTATTTGCTAAAGGATGATTTGCTGGAAGTAATGCAACCATATTTTCATTAAATAATACAGTACCTTCCATATCCTTTAAATTTGTTGGCACTGGACCAAGTAACGCAATATTTACATCTCCTGATGCCACCGCTTCTGTTAAACCTCGATAAGCATATTGACTTAAAGAGAACTGAACATCTGGGTACCTTTCACGAAATGCAGAAATAGCTGTTGGTAGAATATATGTTGTTAAACTACTTGGGAATCCTATATGAATTACTCCTTTTTCAGGATCTAGATATTCATTAACTACTTGTGTTGCATTATCGATAACATTCATCGCATGTATCATGCGTTCTAAAAACACCTTACCAACAGGGGTTAGCTTGACGGTTCTTCCTTTGCGAATAAAGAGATCTACGCCTAGCTCCTCTTCTAAATTAAAAATCTGCCGGCTGACTGCTGATTGCGCCACATGCAATGCATCTGCCGCTTCTGTGACGTGCTCTCGTTTCGCCACTTCAATAAAATATTTAATTTGTCTTAATTCCAAAGTGAACACCTCTCCTTTATTTACAGATTGAATAAATCTTATTGGGAGTAGAACAAGGATTAAACCAATAGTGCGTTGTTCAAAAAGTGCGATAAAAAGGACATGGCGAATTTCTGCATTGACGTCATTTTTGTTGGACTTTTTGAACATCCTCTAACAGGAAAATTCCCAATGACTTGAAAATTCATTTTATATCTCATTTTGGCATTAAATTTATCTATAATCAATATTGTTTAGATGAGGAAGAAACAGTAGAATAAATATATAGACAGATTCCTTTTTAAAATCGGCGAGGGGTTGTTCCTTTCTTTCCCCTCCGATTTTAAACCTTCCTCTCTAAATAATAAATACTCCATGATAAACACTTTTCTATTAAATTAAAAATTTCATAATGCACAAATTATAAGGAGGTCAGTGCATGGTCATAAAAAATCACTCTAATCTTCAAACGACAACAGCATCTTATCTACAATCTATATATACTGATGTATTACAGCGTAGTCCCCATGAGGTTGAATTTCATCAAGCAGTAAAATCTTTACTTGATTCCATCGCTCCTATGTTATCCCAACATCCTAATTATATAAAGACAGGTGTCTTAGAAAGGCTTGTAGAACCTGAACGAATGATTACTTTTCGTGTACCATGGTTAGATGACCAGGGTAACGTACATGTGAACCGAGGTTTTCGTGTGCAATTCAACAGTGCCATTGGCCCATATAAGGGTGGTTTACGTTTTCATCCATCTGTAAACAGTAGTATTATGAATTTCTTAGGCTTCACACAAACAATTAAAAATGCGTTAACTGGTCAAGCGATTGGTGGAGCAAAGGGTGGAGCAGATTTTGACCCTAAAGGAAAATCTGATTTAGAAATTATGCGTTTTTGCCAAAGCTATATGGCGGAGCTAGCCCACTATATTGGTGCAGATCTGGATATCCCTGCTGGAGATATTGGAGTTGGCGCACGTGAAATTGGTTATTTATTCGGTCAATATCGTCGTGTTCACCGTCAATTTGAAGCAGGTGTATTCACAGGTAAGGGTGTTGATTTCGGCGGTAGTCATGGTCGTACAGAAGCAACAGGATACGGCACAATTTATTTCGTAAGACAAATGTTAAAACAACTTGGTGATTCTTTAAATCATAAAACGGTTATCGTCTCTGGTTCAGGAAATGTATCTATTTTCGCTATCGAAAAAGCAATTGAGCTTGGTGCTAATGTGGTTGCTTGTAGCGATTCAGATGGTTATATTTATGATAAAAATGGTTTACATCTTCCCACGATTAAACGCCTGAAATTAGATGAAGATCAGCGTATTTGTGAATATTTAACTGATCATCCGGAGGCAATCTATGTTGAAGGCTGCGATCGTATTTGGGGAATTCCTTGTGATATAGCTCTTCCTTGTGCTACACAAAATGAACTTGATGAATACGCCGCAGAACAGTTAATCGATAATGGTGTGACCATTGTAGCTGAAGGAGCCAATATGCCTTGTACACAGGAAGCAATTAATCTTTTCTTAGATAAAGGCGTTTCATTTGGGCCTGCACAAGCCGCTAATGCTGGTGGGGTAGCTGTATCTGCATTAGAAATGGCTCAAAATAGTGCACGCGTTGCTTGGTCTTTTGAACAAGTTGATCAAATGCTACAAAAAATTATGAAAACCATCTATGAAAATAGCATGCGTGCTGCAAAAGATTATGATTTAGATGGAAATCTTGTAGCTGGTGCTAATATTGCTGGCTTTAAGCGTGTAGCAGACGCTATGGTTGCTCAAGGAATTTAACATGTTTTATGATAATCAATACCTCCTTTTACTATCAAATCCTTGCAAGTTTTTTTACATCATAGGATAGTAGAAGGGGGTGTTTTTTTATGGAGCAATTGGCAAGAGATATACTTACTGCAAAACATGTGGTGCTTTTTACAGGTGCTGGCATGTCAACAGAGAGTGGTTTACCTGACTTCCGCTCTAAATCACGCGGACTATGGGAGAAGTTTAACCCAGACGAATTGGCGAATGTTCAAGCATTAGAAAAGAACACAGAGGAATTCACCGCATTTTATCGTTATCGTCTCAGTGAAATAACCAAACACCAAGCCCATCAGGGACATCATATTTTAGCCAAATGGGAAGCAAACGGACTCATACAAGGAATTATCACACAAAATGTCGATGGCTTTCACCATGATGCAGGAAGTAAACATGTGATGGAATTACACGGTACATTCCGATCCTTTCACTGTCATTATTGTAAGAAAGAAAAAGCTCGTAAAGCCTATCTTGCAGGTGATACAACCTGTGACGCTTGTGGATCAATTACACGTCCTGGTATTGTTTTATTTGGAGAAATGTTGCCAGAAGACATCTTTGCAATGGCTGAACAAGAAAGTCTAAAAGCCGATTTGTTTATTGTTCTTGGTTCATCCTTATCTGTTTCTCCTGCTAATATGTTTCCAATGTTAGCGAAGCAGCAGGGTGCCAAGCTCGTTATTATTAATCGTGAGCCAACTGATTTAGATATGTATGCTGATTACTGTGTCCATCATCGTAATATTAAAGAAATTTTAACCGAGACAGATGGTTATCTTAATAAATAAACCTTATTAAAGGAGAGATAATAAATGACATTTACTGGCTTTACACAAGAGGATTTTGATACTTTTCTTATTTCTGGACTCGAGGAACGTATGGAAGCAATCGAAGAGAGAATTCGTCCTAAATTTCGAATCATTGGACAAGCTGTAACAGATGATTTATCTATGGAACTAAATCAAGAAATGTTCCTACATATTGCTAGACATGCACGACGTACCGTTAATCCACCACAGGATACATGGCTAGCTGTAGCTAATAATAAGCGAGGTTATAAAAAGCATCCACACTTTCAAATTGGCTTATTTGACGATCACTTGTTTATTTGGCTTGCTTTCATTTATGAATTACCAAATAAAGCTCAAATTGCTCAAAACTTTCTAGATCACATAGATACACTCGAAGAAAAAATTCCTGCTGATTATGTTATTTCTGGAGATCATATGAAGAAGCCTGCAACTTCCATGAAAGAGATTGATTTAGAAAAAGCACTTACTCGATTTCGTGATGTTAAAAAGGCTGAATTTCTGGTTGGCCGCCATATTGCAACAGATGATCCAATTTTACAAAATCCAGAAGCTTTTATGGAAACGGTTAAGGAAACATTCCATACATTAATTCCTTTATATCAACTAGCATATCAATAAAATTTTGTGACAACATCTGGATCCTTACGAGGGTTCGGATGTTATTTTTTTCACTCTGATGGAAGCCCCTTATCTAGAATTATTCACTATATTCTGCTATCATTTACATTGAGAACATTTATCAAAAAAGTATACAGTACCTATACTTTTGCATAGAAATAGAATAACTCATTGAAAATAAAATCCATGGAGGGATATACAATGGGGAAAACAAAGCATTCAGGTCCTATTAAATTGCCTAAAGCTCCTAAACCTAGCTTATGGGCAAGTAAGGTTCCTTTTGGTCTAGGCAAAGTGAAGCCACATCATATTCGCGACACGCTTAAAGTAGTCTGGGAGAATCGTGATAACCTGCCTTATGCAACTAGAATCATTACTCAAGGAGTATGTGATGGTTGTGCACTTGGTGTTCAAGGACTAAAAGATCAAACATTAACTGGACCACATTTATGTACAACCAGATTGAATGTATTAAGACTTAATACGATGCCAGCAATGAAGGAAGAGTATCTTCATGCGGATATAGATGAACTTCGCAAAATGAGTAGTGCTGAATTAAGAGAGCTTGGAAGAATTCCTTACCCACTTATTCGTCGCCCTGGAGAAAATAAATTTAGCCGGCTTCCTTGGGATGATGCGATGGATATGATTGCAGATAAAATGAAAACGCTTAATCCAAAGCAATATGCCTTTTATTTAACTGCACGAGGAATTACCAATGAAGCCTACTATGTAGCAGCTAAAGTAGCACGTTTTCTAGGTACAAATAATATCGATAACGCATCAAGAATTTGCCATTCACCATCCAAAACAGCGCTTCATCGTTCTGTAGGAATTGGTGCATCTAGCTGTAATTATAAAGATTGGATTGGAACAGATGTCCTGTTATTTTGGGGTTCTGTTGCAGCAAATAACCAACCTGTTTCTACAAAATATATGTATGCCGCTAAACGAAGAGGAACGAAAATCATTATTATTAACCCTTATTATGAGCCTGCTATGGAAAAATATTGGATTCCTTCTGTTGCAGAATCTGCGCTTTTTGGAACGAAAATTGCAGATGATGTATACCAGGTGAATATTGGCGGAGATATTGCTTTCATGCACGGTATTATGAAGCATTGGTTTGAAATGGAAGCGCAGGAATACGGATCTGCGATTGATCATGAATTTGTAAATAATCATGTAAATAATTTAGAAGCATTAAAAGAAAAGGTAACATCCTTTAGCTGGGAGCAATTAGAAAAGTCTTCTGGCATTAGTAAAGAGCGCATGTATGAATTAGCAGAGTTGCTTGCGAAATCTAAATCAGGTGTGTTCGTTTGGTCTATGGGCTTAACTATGCACCGTTTTGCGACAGACAATATCTCTCAAGTAGCTAACCTAGCTTTACTTCGTGGCTTCTTAGGTCGTGAGCATTGTGGACTTATGCCAATTCGAGGACACTCTGGGGTACAGGGATCTGGAGAAATGGGTGCAGATCCGTTTTCCTTACCTGGTGGACCAATGGATGAAGAAAATCGTGCTCGTTTAGAGCAAGTTTGGAACTTTGATATCCCTACATGGCAAGGGGATATCGTTGGGGTGACATTGGAAAATGCTTTATTACCAGAAGAACATGAACGGAAGCTAAAGCTATACTATATGTCTGGTGGGAACTTCTTAGAAACAATGCCTGACCCAACATTGATCAAGGAATCGCTAGAGAGCTTAGAAATTCGTGTCCATCAAGATATTATCTTCAATACTTCTACTCTAGTAGATGCGAAGGAAGCAGTTATTGTTTTACCAGTGATGACACGTTATGAGCAGCCTGGTGGAGGAACATCGACATCAACAGAGCGTATGGTGTACTTCTCTCCAGAAATTAAAGGGCCACGTATAGGAGAGGCTAGATCAGAATGGGAAATTTATTTAGATTTAGCTAAGCGCGTGAAGCCTGAAAGCTATGAGACCATACACATGGAGGATGCTTATGCTATTCGTGATGAAATTGCAAAAGCAGCTCCAAATTATGATGGTATTCAGCACCTGAAAGAAAAAGGTGATGTCTTTCAATGGGGTGGCGCATGGCTCTGTGAAGATGGTGAATGTCCAACACCAGATGGAAAAGGGAATTTAATCCCTGTTGAATTACCGGAGCTGCGTAAACCAGAAGGACATTTTTATGTGACGACCCGACGAGGTAAACAATTTAACTCGATGGTTTATAGTGATAAGGATCCCTTTAATAATGCAGATCGTTATGATGTCTTAATTAGTGAAGAAGACTGTAAAGAATTAAATATTGCTGAAGGGGAAGCAATTGTTGTTTACAATAAATATGGTACATTCCATGGACGTGCAAAATTCACACCAATAAAATCAGGGAATATTGAATTACATTTCCCTGAAGGTAATGCACTCATCCCAATGAGCGTTTATGAACAATATGCCGGAATCCCAGAATACCAGGCAGCAGTAATTGTAGAAAAAGCAGAAACATTCTATACGCAAAAAGATAAAAAATACTTGGAAAAACGTGTGGATGAGTTAGAAATGGAACCGAGCTAAAATGGATAACAAAGATCGTGTCATTGAAAATGGCTGGGAAACTGTACGATTCCATGGAGAGGATTTTTCAATAGAGGAAGAAACGATTGCGATTGAGTTTCCAATAACGGTGATGTTAAATGGGGAAGAATTTGCTACCATGGTTTGCTCACCAATAGATGTAAGAGAACTGATTATCGGGTTTCTTGCTTCTGAAGGTATTATTCGCACCTTTAAGGAAATAGATCAACTATCGATTGATCAGGATCGTGGATTTGCTTATATCGAAATTAGCAAGCCCTTAGACCATCTACAACATGATCATTCAAAACGCTTTATTGGTTCCTGCTGTGGTAAGAGCCGTCAGTTTTATTTTAAAAGCGATGTGCAAACTGCTAAAACCATTAGGAGTAAATTGTCCATGACCGCCCAACAATGCATGGCATTAATGCAGCAATTACAAAGTCAGTCAGAGCATTTCCAGCAAACAGGCGGTGTGCATAATGCAGCACTCTGTACAGTAGATGAGCTGCTGGCTATCCGCACAGATATTGGACGACATAATGCATTAGATAAAATATATGGATATATTTTAGAACAACGAATTCCCCTTGCAGATAAAGTGATTGCCTTTAGTGGACGAATTTCATCAGAAGTGCTATTGAAAATTTCCAAAATGGGAATTGGGATTATTATTTCTAAGTCTGCACCTACTGATTTAGCATTGAAACTAGCGGATGACTTAGGTATCACTGCCATTGGATTCGCTCGCCGTAATAAAATGAATGTATATACACATGCTTATCGAATTAAGAGTAATTAACAAAAATCCCGCTCCAGAATTACTCTAGAGCGGGATTAACTTTGATTATATTCTCACCACTTTATCCACCAAGCTAAAATCATACTTTTCTTCTACAAAGATTTGATACCATAACATAAACATTAGGACAGTCCAAATTTTTCGCGAATAGTCACCTTTACCTGATACATGGCGTTCTAAAAGCTTTTTAACATAGGATTTATGCAAAATATGCCCTGTATCACTTTCATCAATAAGTTGCACTGCCCAGTCGTATATCTCATTCTTCAGCCAGTGACGGATAGGAACTGGAAATCCTAGCTTCGCTCGATGCACTACATCTTTTGGAATATTCGCTGCAAAAGTTTCACGTAACAATGCTTTAGTTAATGCTCCATTTACTTTGTCTTCTACAGGAAGCATACGCGCAACATTATATACTTCTTTATCTAAGAAGGGCGAACGTAACTCAATCTGATTTGCTTGAGACATTCGTTTCGCTTTTAATAAGATATCTCCCCGTAACCAAGTATGTAAATCAATGTATTGCATCTGATGTACAGGATGTTCTTTTCGTACTTCATTATAGTACTGCCTTGTAACCATTTGATAGCATAAATCTTCATTATAATTTTTCAATATGCTGCGCTTTTCCTCTTCTTCAAACATCTTGGCATTCCCAATATATCGTTCTTCTAACGGTGTTGTTCCACGAAGCAGGAAGCTCTTGCCTTTTACACCCTCTGGTAAAATCATCGCTAATCGATGCAATAGCTTATTAATGGGTTTAGGAATACTTTCAAAAATCTTCAATGATTGTGGCTCGCAATAGATATTATACCCACCAAATAGCTCGTCTGCTCCTTCTCCAGACATTACAATATTCACTTCTTTTTTGGCTTCACGTAAAACAAAATAAAGAGGAACACAGGCTGGATCTGCTAATGGGTCTCCCATTTGCCACATGATTTTAGGGAGATTCTCTAAATACTCCTGGGCTGTGACTGTATAGGAAATATTTTCTAAGCCAAGTTCAGCCGCTGTCTGCTCGGCCAAAGAGATTTCTGAAAAATCTTGACGCTCAAATCCAACAGAAAATGTTTTGATATTCGGTTGAAATGTTTTAGCCAAGGAAGCAATAATCGTTGAATCTACACCACCTGACAAAAGTGTTCCTAACGGCTGATCACTTTGCATATGAACACGTACAGATTCTGTGATCGTC contains the following coding sequences:
- the asnB gene encoding asparagine synthase (glutamine-hydrolyzing); its protein translation is MSGFLALLHENDYPFNEKMFEDMQKKLRVVHSDNQDSNLDYIDVPIAFSSQELDQLYHFQQNRYVLLFNGTIYNISELRASLEECEVTCQTGSDLEVLGALFIQEGVQMFSRLRGAFAILIWDRETKTLYGARDCFGMESLYYTNHEKDISFATDKQNLLALTDESAMDTDALQHYLTYQYVPSPYTLTAEIKQVEAASYFVKEMDKPIHFTRYFQPTFDPILTERSRLINKVRETITESVRVHMQSDQPLGTLLSGGVDSTIIASLAKTFQPNIKTFSVGFERQDFSEISLAEQTAAELGLENISYTVTAQEYLENLPKIMWQMGDPLADPACVPLYFVLREAKKEVNIVMSGEGADELFGGYNIYCEPQSLKIFESIPKPINKLLHRLAMILPEGVKGKSFLLRGTTPLEERYIGNAKMFEEEEKRSILKNYNEDLCYQMVTRQYYNEVRKEHPVHQMQYIDLHTWLRGDILLKAKRMSQANQIELRSPFLDKEVYNVARMLPVEDKVNGALTKALLRETFAANIPKDVVHRAKLGFPVPIRHWLKNEIYDWAVQLIDESDTGHILHKSYVKKLLERHVSGKGDYSRKIWTVLMFMLWYQIFVEEKYDFSLVDKVVRI
- a CDS encoding YktB family protein, producing the protein MTFTGFTQEDFDTFLISGLEERMEAIEERIRPKFRIIGQAVTDDLSMELNQEMFLHIARHARRTVNPPQDTWLAVANNKRGYKKHPHFQIGLFDDHLFIWLAFIYELPNKAQIAQNFLDHIDTLEEKIPADYVISGDHMKKPATSMKEIDLEKALTRFRDVKKAEFLVGRHIATDDPILQNPEAFMETVKETFHTLIPLYQLAYQ
- the fdhD gene encoding formate dehydrogenase accessory sulfurtransferase FdhD, coding for MDNKDRVIENGWETVRFHGEDFSIEEETIAIEFPITVMLNGEEFATMVCSPIDVRELIIGFLASEGIIRTFKEIDQLSIDQDRGFAYIEISKPLDHLQHDHSKRFIGSCCGKSRQFYFKSDVQTAKTIRSKLSMTAQQCMALMQQLQSQSEHFQQTGGVHNAALCTVDELLAIRTDIGRHNALDKIYGYILEQRIPLADKVIAFSGRISSEVLLKISKMGIGIIISKSAPTDLALKLADDLGITAIGFARRNKMNVYTHAYRIKSN
- a CDS encoding LysR family transcriptional regulator, encoding MELRQIKYFIEVAKREHVTEAADALHVAQSAVSRQIFNLEEELGVDLFIRKGRTVKLTPVGKVFLERMIHAMNVIDNATQVVNEYLDPEKGVIHIGFPSSLTTYILPTAISAFRERYPDVQFSLSQYAYRGLTEAVASGDVNIALLGPVPTNLKDMEGTVLFNENMVALLPANHPLANKSSIALYELKEDSFVLFPEGFILRELVVKACMQIGFEPKVSFEGEDIDTIKGLVSAGLGVSIIPEITLVDTLPRETVMIPIKEPKFTRTVGMVVPTNRQLLPTEKLFYDFLQNYFAHLENF
- a CDS encoding FdhF/YdeP family oxidoreductase — encoded protein: MGKTKHSGPIKLPKAPKPSLWASKVPFGLGKVKPHHIRDTLKVVWENRDNLPYATRIITQGVCDGCALGVQGLKDQTLTGPHLCTTRLNVLRLNTMPAMKEEYLHADIDELRKMSSAELRELGRIPYPLIRRPGENKFSRLPWDDAMDMIADKMKTLNPKQYAFYLTARGITNEAYYVAAKVARFLGTNNIDNASRICHSPSKTALHRSVGIGASSCNYKDWIGTDVLLFWGSVAANNQPVSTKYMYAAKRRGTKIIIINPYYEPAMEKYWIPSVAESALFGTKIADDVYQVNIGGDIAFMHGIMKHWFEMEAQEYGSAIDHEFVNNHVNNLEALKEKVTSFSWEQLEKSSGISKERMYELAELLAKSKSGVFVWSMGLTMHRFATDNISQVANLALLRGFLGREHCGLMPIRGHSGVQGSGEMGADPFSLPGGPMDEENRARLEQVWNFDIPTWQGDIVGVTLENALLPEEHERKLKLYYMSGGNFLETMPDPTLIKESLESLEIRVHQDIIFNTSTLVDAKEAVIVLPVMTRYEQPGGGTSTSTERMVYFSPEIKGPRIGEARSEWEIYLDLAKRVKPESYETIHMEDAYAIRDEIAKAAPNYDGIQHLKEKGDVFQWGGAWLCEDGECPTPDGKGNLIPVELPELRKPEGHFYVTTRRGKQFNSMVYSDKDPFNNADRYDVLISEEDCKELNIAEGEAIVVYNKYGTFHGRAKFTPIKSGNIELHFPEGNALIPMSVYEQYAGIPEYQAAVIVEKAETFYTQKDKKYLEKRVDELEMEPS
- a CDS encoding NAD-dependent deacetylase is translated as MEQLARDILTAKHVVLFTGAGMSTESGLPDFRSKSRGLWEKFNPDELANVQALEKNTEEFTAFYRYRLSEITKHQAHQGHHILAKWEANGLIQGIITQNVDGFHHDAGSKHVMELHGTFRSFHCHYCKKEKARKAYLAGDTTCDACGSITRPGIVLFGEMLPEDIFAMAEQESLKADLFIVLGSSLSVSPANMFPMLAKQQGAKLVIINREPTDLDMYADYCVHHRNIKEILTETDGYLNK
- the gdhA gene encoding NADP-specific glutamate dehydrogenase, translated to MVIKNHSNLQTTTASYLQSIYTDVLQRSPHEVEFHQAVKSLLDSIAPMLSQHPNYIKTGVLERLVEPERMITFRVPWLDDQGNVHVNRGFRVQFNSAIGPYKGGLRFHPSVNSSIMNFLGFTQTIKNALTGQAIGGAKGGADFDPKGKSDLEIMRFCQSYMAELAHYIGADLDIPAGDIGVGAREIGYLFGQYRRVHRQFEAGVFTGKGVDFGGSHGRTEATGYGTIYFVRQMLKQLGDSLNHKTVIVSGSGNVSIFAIEKAIELGANVVACSDSDGYIYDKNGLHLPTIKRLKLDEDQRICEYLTDHPEAIYVEGCDRIWGIPCDIALPCATQNELDEYAAEQLIDNGVTIVAEGANMPCTQEAINLFLDKGVSFGPAQAANAGGVAVSALEMAQNSARVAWSFEQVDQMLQKIMKTIYENSMRAAKDYDLDGNLVAGANIAGFKRVADAMVAQGI